TAATAAATAATTAAAACTATTATAACAATTAGAATGGAACCCATATATGTAGGAGATTTACTTCCCTCAATAGCTTCTTATAAAAAGATAATTGAAAAATATGATAAAGGTATAAAAGAAGGGGAATTTTATGAAGAACCTATAGGCAGAGATTTTAATTACCCTGATTGGTAAATATGCTTACTACAAAAATAACTTTTGCCTTGGCAGATTGGATTAGAGAGTGGCGTAAGTGCCGGGATAAGAATCCTCCTATTGATGAGTGTGTAAAATTTGTTCAGTGGAAATTGGAAGATTATAAACTTTCTGATAGTGATAAAAGAATAATTGAATCTATTTTGCTCTATGAATTTGAATAAATAAGAGATTATAGACTTTATTATTTATATTTATCTATAAAAAACAAAGGATCATTAAAATCTTCTTACAAATTAAGAAAAAAGTAAATCAGCATATTTACGGATTTACTCAAAATATAAAAAGGAGTAATTTATAAATGTTGAGTTCGGAGGCAATCTAAATGATTGATAGTCCGCCTGAAATTTAGCAAATTCCAAAATATAGGAAGCGTATTCCTGAGAATGGGATTATTCGAAAATTAAAGTTCAATCAATTAGTCTGATAAGACTTCGCTTTATAATTACTAGCGACAATAGGGACTCAAATTATCGAGAGAAATCCCCGAATTCACGTATTCTAGGTTTATGAGTAAATAGACTTTAAAATATGTAATTTTATATCCTGTAAGAAGGAAATCAAATATTAAAAGGACTGTACAAGCAGTCCTTTTTTTTGTTTAGCAAAATAATTCTAAACTAGACTCCTTTTTGGATAATATGAATAAATAAAGTGATTAAAAATATTTCAAAATGAAAGATCAAGTCTTGTTTCCAAAAATTGAAGTACGTGAAAAGGGTTTTTTACAAGTAAGTGATATTCATACTATTTATTGGGAACGATCTGGCAATCCAAAAGGCAAAAAAATTCTTGTTATTCATGGAGGTCCAGGAGGAGGAAGTCAACCAAGATATAGAAGATACTTTGACCCAGATAAATTCGATATTATTCAATTTGACCAAAGAGGTTGCGGTTCTTCAACTCCTTTCTCCGAATTAAAAGAAAATACGACCAATCATTTAGTTGATGATATTGAGAAATTAAGGATCCTTTTTAAAATAGATACTTGGCATTTGTTTGGTGGATCTTGGGGCTCAACCCTTTCACTTATATATGCGATTAAAAATCCCTCAAGAGTTATCAGCTTAACTTTGCGAGGAATATTTTTATGTAGAAAGTTTGAATTATTGTGGTTCTATCAATATGGTGCAAGTGAGATATTCCCCGATGAATTTGAAGAATATATTTCTGTAATACCAAAAGAAGAAAGAAATGATTTAATAAGTTCTTTTTATAAATATCTAACATCATCAGATGCAAATCTTAGATCAAAAGCAGCAGCAGCTTGGACAAAATGGGAACTCTCAACAAGTCATTTACTAAATAAAAAATTTGATTTTGATAAGTCTGAAGTTAATTCTTTTTCAGATGCCTTTGCAAGGATCGAATGCCATTATTTTGTTAAAAATATTTTCTTAGAAGATAATTTTATTTTGAAAAATATAAAAATAATAGAATCGATTCCAACAAAAATAATTCAAGGGAGGTACGACGTAATATGTCCTGTTAGGAGTGCTTGGGATCTAAATAAGAAATTAAAGAATTCTGAATTAATTATTGTTAATGATGCTGGTCATTCAATGAGTGAAAAAGGTATTAGTATCGAATTAATAAAAGCTGTAAAAGGAATTCAAAATCTCTAAAAGAGAGATTATTCCTTTAAAAGTTAAAGGCCATTATCTTCAACATTTTGTGCAATACTCCTAAGAAGTTCGACGATATCAGAATCTTCGCATTTAGTATCTTCTTTGAGCAAAATGCACTCGTCTCTAATACTGACATTAGTACTCCACCATATACCTGAACTATTGGTATCGTCCCATTCAAATCTTTCAGACATAATTAATAAAATCTAATAAATACATTAAACCTTGCATTAGTTCATCGTGGATTTTTATATTTAATTTCAAAATTTTAAAAGCTTTCCTAGGCTCTAAAAGGAATCTATAAATTTCTGACAATAAAATTTAGAAATCTAATTTCAGTTCGTATTGTTTTTCCTTTTCCTTAGAAACAGTTTTTTTATTATTTATATTTTTTCTA
This window of the Prochlorococcus marinus XMU1410 genome carries:
- the pip gene encoding prolyl aminopeptidase, which encodes MKDQVLFPKIEVREKGFLQVSDIHTIYWERSGNPKGKKILVIHGGPGGGSQPRYRRYFDPDKFDIIQFDQRGCGSSTPFSELKENTTNHLVDDIEKLRILFKIDTWHLFGGSWGSTLSLIYAIKNPSRVISLTLRGIFLCRKFELLWFYQYGASEIFPDEFEEYISVIPKEERNDLISSFYKYLTSSDANLRSKAAAAWTKWELSTSHLLNKKFDFDKSEVNSFSDAFARIECHYFVKNIFLEDNFILKNIKIIESIPTKIIQGRYDVICPVRSAWDLNKKLKNSELIIVNDAGHSMSEKGISIELIKAVKGIQNL